From the Spiribacter sp. 2438 genome, one window contains:
- a CDS encoding OapA family protein — MKRRHGFLGQHPIRNGLLGTGVLLMAAGVFLPGSETPSPTENPTTGIPLTIDRAPIQSADVAPADTPTEAIQPAAITTPVMDEAPTPQLDWRHQTVKRGDNLAAVFQRAGLSPRDVHDVVTSSDEAAGLTRLYPGDEIALAFGDDDALVAVRYEKSETETLWVERDDANGDFQSRIEVRELESRIAVTDGQINVSLYGSGLQAGLDDRLIMELARIFGWDIDFALDIRRNDRFTVVYEELYRDGEKVRTGRILAAEFINRGERFRALRFEDGDGRSDFYTPDGRNMRRAFLRTPTDFTRVSSEFNPNRVHPVYGTARPHVGTDYAAPPGTPIWASGDGRIIHRGPKGGYGNTVVLQHGGNITTLYAHMRNFASGQSTGDRVQQGDVIGYVGSTGLSTGPHLHYEFRVDGVHRNPRTVELPAADPIDERYLAEFRANTADWVAMLDEVSETRIARAGD; from the coding sequence ATGAAAAGACGTCACGGCTTTCTGGGCCAGCATCCGATTCGCAACGGACTTCTGGGCACAGGAGTCCTGCTCATGGCCGCCGGCGTTTTCCTCCCCGGCAGCGAGACGCCTTCCCCGACGGAGAACCCGACCACCGGCATCCCCCTGACCATCGACCGGGCGCCCATCCAGTCCGCCGACGTGGCGCCCGCGGATACCCCGACCGAAGCAATTCAACCCGCGGCCATCACCACCCCGGTGATGGATGAGGCGCCCACTCCCCAGCTGGACTGGCGCCACCAGACAGTGAAGCGTGGCGACAATCTGGCGGCAGTGTTCCAACGGGCTGGCCTCAGCCCACGGGACGTCCACGACGTGGTCACCAGCAGTGACGAGGCGGCCGGCCTGACCCGACTTTATCCCGGTGATGAAATTGCGCTGGCCTTCGGCGATGACGATGCCCTGGTGGCGGTGCGCTATGAAAAGAGCGAAACCGAGACGCTGTGGGTGGAGCGAGATGACGCCAACGGCGATTTCCAGTCGCGCATCGAGGTGCGGGAGCTCGAGAGCCGCATCGCGGTCACGGACGGTCAGATCAACGTCTCCCTCTACGGGTCGGGCCTGCAGGCCGGTCTGGACGACCGGCTGATCATGGAGCTGGCGCGGATCTTTGGCTGGGACATTGACTTTGCCCTGGACATCCGCCGGAACGACCGCTTTACAGTGGTGTATGAGGAACTTTATCGAGATGGCGAAAAGGTGCGTACCGGGCGCATCCTGGCCGCGGAATTCATCAACCGGGGAGAGCGCTTCCGTGCCCTCCGCTTCGAAGACGGCGACGGTCGCAGTGATTTTTACACCCCCGACGGCCGCAACATGCGGCGCGCCTTCCTGCGTACTCCGACCGACTTCACCCGGGTCAGCTCCGAGTTCAACCCCAACCGGGTTCACCCCGTGTACGGCACCGCTCGACCCCACGTGGGCACCGATTATGCCGCACCGCCCGGGACCCCCATCTGGGCCTCCGGTGACGGCCGGATCATCCATCGCGGGCCCAAAGGGGGCTACGGCAACACCGTGGTCCTGCAGCACGGCGGCAACATCACCACGCTTTATGCTCACATGCGCAACTTCGCCTCCGGCCAGTCCACCGGCGACCGGGTCCAGCAGGGTGACGTGATTGGCTATGTGGGCAGCACCGGGCTGTCCACCGGCCCCCACCTGCACTACGAGTTCCGGGTCGACGGGGTTCACCGC